The genomic region TTCGGGCTGCTCGTCGGAGCCGCCATCCTCCGCTCGCTTCTCGTGGACCTGTCAGTCGCGCTCCGAACCCGGCGCGAGGCTGCGTAGTCGGCTAGTCTCGCCGCTGAGTCCTGACTGGGCGAGGCGCGCGCTAGCTTGTCCAGGAGGAGCGCGTGACGCAGAGCGACCTTACGGCGGCACAAGGGAAGCACTCGCCCCCTTGCTGCCATGCGCGCCCTGCTCCTGCTCTTCCTCGCCGTGACGGCTACCGCGCAACCGGCTCGCTACACCGCCTTCGTCGAGGTGCTCGGCAACACCGGCATCGCATCTCTCAACTTCGACTCGGTGAGCGAGCGCGGGTACGGCTTTCGGGTCGGCGGCTTCGTCGTTCCCGATCCGCTGTTTGGGTGCCGCGATACGGATCTATCGTGCCGGCATGAGGAGGAGGAGCGGGCGCTCGCTGCCGCGTTCATCGTCGTAATGGGGCACCGGCTGGTGGGCACGAGACATCACAAGCTGGAGCTGGGTCTCGGCGTCCTCGTCGGGACGGCCGAGCCAGGCGTGCTCAGCGCCCTGCCGCGCGCGGCGCTCACCGCGACGCTCGGGTACCGCATCCAGCCGGAGACTCGGGGGCCTGGGCTTCGCGTCGGGCTTGCGCCGATCATCGCCCCGGACCGGGTGCTGCTCCGCCCCGGCGTCAGCCTGAGCTACGGCCTGCCCACGCCGCGCTGAGAGGAGAGCTACGCCGCTACGCCCGCCCGAACGTGCTCGATGAGAGACCGGAAGACGAGCGCCCCGTCGGCCGAGCCGAGCAGGCCCTCGGCGCAGCGCTCCGGGTGCGGCATCATGCCGAGCACGTTGCCCGCCTCGTTGACGATCCCGGCGATGTTCTGCGCCGAGCCGTTCGGGTTGGCCGCGTCCGTGACCTCGCCCTCGGCGGTGGCGTAGCGGAAGACGACCTGCCCGTTCGCTTCCAGCCGGTCGAGTGTCTCAGCGTCGGCGTGGTAGTTGCCCTCGCCGTGGGCGACCGGGATCATCAGCGTCTGCCCGGCCTCGGCGGCGTTCGTAAACGGCGTGTCGGCGTTCTCGACGCGGAGGTGGACGTCCTTGCAGCCGAACCGGAGGGACGCGTTCCGCATGAGGGCCCCCGGCAGGAGGCCGGCCTCGCACAGCACCTGGAAGCCGTTGCAGACGCCGAGCACGAGGCCGCCTTCGTTTGCGAAGCGCACCACGTCTTTCATCACCGGCGAAAACCGGGCGATGGCTCCG from Bacteroidota bacterium harbors:
- the purQ gene encoding phosphoribosylformylglycinamidine synthase subunit PurQ, whose protein sequence is MPVRFAVLVFPGSNCDHDAYHAAKHVMGQDARFVWHKEDSIGEADVVIVPGGFSYGDYLRSGAIARFSPVMKDVVRFANEGGLVLGVCNGFQVLCEAGLLPGALMRNASLRFGCKDVHLRVENADTPFTNAAEAGQTLMIPVAHGEGNYHADAETLDRLEANGQVVFRYATAEGEVTDAANPNGSAQNIAGIVNEAGNVLGMMPHPERCAEGLLGSADGALVFRSLIEHVRAGVAA